The genomic region TTCGTCAGGTGGTAAAATATGAATCTGTTTTTCCTTTGTAATCGATTTTACTTCCGGCCAGGTACTTATTTTTAGAAGATTTTCTTCGCTTGCTACACCGGTAATGACACCAAATTCAAAAATACTAGCTATTTGGAAGCCATTATTCCGAAGTTTATCGGCAATTTCTTTTGTATTACCAATAGAATCGTCAGACAGTGTTATTATACTATTTATATCCATAAGAGAACGTCTTTTAGGGGGCGATGGTAAGGCCAACACCAACATCAATACTTTGTAAAGATATGTTTTTTGCTTTTGCTTTCAATTTTTCTATAATTTGCTGAGGTGTGGCATTTGGATGTTTTTCCCATAATAGGGCAAGAATTCCTGCTACATGTGGGGTTGCCATACTGGTACCGGAGATTGTATTATACCTTTTTGGCATAGGCCAGGAAGAAAGTACCATAACACCCGGTGCGGCAATAGCGATTTTCCCGGTAGGATTTATGGAACGATTGGAAAAGTCGGCAACATTAAAATCCGGATCAATTGCAGCTACAGCCAGAATAGAAGGACAGTCGGCAGGACTTCCAACCGGGGCGAATACATTTTGAGAGCGTATACTATCGTTTCCGGCTGCTGCCACAATAATGCAACCTTTTGACAATGCATACTGAGCCACTCTTTCATAGGCCAGATCGTAGCTCTGACCCGGAAATACTTTTGAACCCAGCGACATGGAAATAACTTTACATCCGTTTTTGACTGCCCAAGTGATGGCGTTTAGAATCCAGGATTGTGCGCCGCTACCTTGATTGCTAAGAACTTTACCGGCATAAATAACGGAATCGCTGGCAATACCATATCTTTTATGGTTTATATCCGTTTTTCCGCAGGCTGTTCCGATACAATGAGTTCCATGACCATGAAGATCCTCTACGGCTTCATTCGGAACAAACGACTCCGCATGTATCTGACGCCCGGTAAAATCCGGATGTTGTAAATCTAAACCGGTATCTAAAACAGCGACTTTGACACCTTTACCCGTGAAATTTGAATGGATCACTTTTGTTGCCCGTAGTCCCCAGGTAGATGATATATCAGGAACTCCCTGGATATCTCCAGGAAGGTATACAATCTTTTCCGGTTCAATGATAAAATTTGTTGTAGCCGACTGTATTCTTTTAATTTGTTGTTCTTCACCGTCAATTAATGCTATTCCTAAATCTTTATAAATTAATGCATCGGAATTTTCAATGCCAAATTCGGTAATAGCAATATCTTTAAAGTCGTCGGAGCAGGCTACTTTAAAACCTAACTTTGATTCCAGGACTTTTCGTACTACACGACAATCCTGACCGTCAATTAGTTTAATTAAATAGCGTCCTGTATAGAGCGGTTTGTCTGTTACTGTTTCCTGTTCGTTTTTTTTATTGGCTTGCGAATCAGTATTGGTAGGTGTTGTACTTTGTTTATTGAAGGGCAAACTCCCAAATTCAGGTCTTTTCATAAATTTATGATATTTTGATTACTATTAATAACTGAAAGGAGATTTGTAAAATTAATGGAGTAGTAATTATAAAAAACTTATTTTGGATTGTCTCATTAAGACAGAGAAGGGACTTTTCGGTTTTTACCGTCATTTTTACTGTTTTTGAACTGTAAATATTTTGATCATGTAATTGATCTACAAGTAATTATTTTAAAAGGGTAAAACAATTGGTTTTACGCAACAATACGGCAAAGCTTGCTGTTACTTTTGAAAACTTTTGACCCCTAAAAATTAAAACATAATGTCAACAACTACTTTATCTATAAATAACGCGGGAATGGTTTTAATTAACGTCTATGTTCCGATGTTGTTGGAACGATTAAAGCTTATCACAAATAACACGTTTACCGCAGCGGAAAATCGCGAAAAAGCGGTGCTTTATCTCAACTATCTGGTAACCGGTTGTCAAGATGCAGATGATCATGAGTTGTCTTTAAATAAAATACTTTGTGGTATTGCTCCGGATACGGTTATAACACAAACGATTGAAGTAACAGATCAGGAGGAGCAGCTTATGAATGGATTGCTCAAGACGGTGATCAATTATTGGCCGGCTATCGGTTCGGGTTCGGTTGAAGGTCTCCGCGGAAATTGGCTGATTCGAAATGGAATGTTAACCGATAAAAGGGAACGTTGGGAGTTAACGGTTGAAAAAAGAGCTTATGATATACTGATTAATAGAGCCCCTTTTTCTTTTTCAACGATTAAATTTCCATGGATGATCAAACCGGTATATGTGGAGTGGAATTATTAGTGTTTAAATCGTACGTTTAAATATTTTGTTCCAGGTAATTAACAACAGCATAAAAGTAATAAAGCAGATCACTGCGGCCATATTGGTCTGAATAATAAAAGCATGGATGGTTGCGGCAACCAGTATCGATTGGGTACGCCAAACGGCGAATGTCAGGATAAAAGCAAAAACAATACAGAAAGCCAGAAAAATCCAGAATCCACCATACTGATCAAAATTATTAAAAATTAA from Flavobacterium sp. WV_118_3 harbors:
- a CDS encoding contractile injection system tape measure protein, with translation MSTTTLSINNAGMVLINVYVPMLLERLKLITNNTFTAAENREKAVLYLNYLVTGCQDADDHELSLNKILCGIAPDTVITQTIEVTDQEEQLMNGLLKTVINYWPAIGSGSVEGLRGNWLIRNGMLTDKRERWELTVEKRAYDILINRAPFSFSTIKFPWMIKPVYVEWNY
- a CDS encoding S8 family serine peptidase, whose amino-acid sequence is MKRPEFGSLPFNKQSTTPTNTDSQANKKNEQETVTDKPLYTGRYLIKLIDGQDCRVVRKVLESKLGFKVACSDDFKDIAITEFGIENSDALIYKDLGIALIDGEEQQIKRIQSATTNFIIEPEKIVYLPGDIQGVPDISSTWGLRATKVIHSNFTGKGVKVAVLDTGLDLQHPDFTGRQIHAESFVPNEAVEDLHGHGTHCIGTACGKTDINHKRYGIASDSVIYAGKVLSNQGSGAQSWILNAITWAVKNGCKVISMSLGSKVFPGQSYDLAYERVAQYALSKGCIIVAAAGNDSIRSQNVFAPVGSPADCPSILAVAAIDPDFNVADFSNRSINPTGKIAIAAPGVMVLSSWPMPKRYNTISGTSMATPHVAGILALLWEKHPNATPQQIIEKLKAKAKNISLQSIDVGVGLTIAP